The following nucleotide sequence is from Candidatus Rokuibacteriota bacterium.
CGGGCTCGGCCATGAACTCGAGCCCGAGGATGAGCGTCACGAGACCGAACGCACCGGGCCGGAACGGCAGGACGCCCGCGTCGGCCTGTACGAGAGAGAGCTTGCGCCCCAGGCGCTCGGCCTTGGACCGAGCAACCCGCAGCATGGGCTCCGAAATGTCCGCCCCGACCACGCGAAAGCCCCGACCGGCCAGGGCTAGGGCGTGGTTGCCCGTGCCGCAGGAGAGGTCGAGCCCGACGCCCTCGCAATTGTTGCCCACGAGGCGGAATACCGCGTCCTTCTCGAGACGGTCCACGAGCTGGCCAACGGGCGTGGCGTACCACGCATCGTACGCCTCCGCGACGGCGTCGAAGCTGCCCGTCGGGTGCCTGCGGGTCTCAGAATGCATAACGCACGACCGCGTGGACGTTCGAGTCACCCTTGAACTGGCCGTACGTGCTCCACGGCGGGCCGCCGAAGAAGTTGAAGCCGAGGCTGGCCGAGATGGCATCGGTCACCTGGTAGCTTGCCTCCGGGTTCACGTACCAATCCCCCTCGTTGGGGCTGCCGAGCACAAAGAGGCCGAGTCGGAGGGTCTGATGGAGAAGGAGCTGGGTCAGCCTGAGAGTCAGAACGTGGCGGGCGGCACAGCAATCCGGCATCGCCGGGCTCCGCGTCCTCAGGTAGGCCCCATAGTTCTGCATCACCTGCACATAGTACTGTCCGGAGACCGTGAGGTCCGGCACGATCTCCCGCTGATACCCGACGAGCAGCCGGGTCGAGGAGTTCTCCACGGCCGGGTTCCGCCCTGAGCGATCCGAGCGCGAGTCGTAGTATCCGGCCTCGAAGCTCACGACCCCGCCCAGTGCGGCGCCCTGGGCACTGGCGCCGTAGACGTTCAGTGGGGGGTAAAAGAGTCGGAGCGCCGGTCCCGGCTCCACCTCTTCGGTCGGCGTGTGGAAAAATCCTCGATAGGCGTAGAGGGAGACGTCCCAGCCAACGAGGTTTCGGAATGCTCTCAACCCCAGCTCCAGGTTCTCGATCGACGCGGGCGGATCATCGGTCGTTCTGGTCTCGATGGAGCCCGCCGGATCGTAGAAGCTCAGCCGTCCGCCGGCTTCCGGGACGGTATCGGCCACGAAGTGGGGCGCCAGGACGAGCTGGAGCGAGCTGCCGGCCCAGTGGGCGGTGGCGCTCACGGCATCGGACCCCTTCTTCAGGTATTCGAGCGGGAGGCCGGAGATGAACGCCACCCAGTCTTTTGGGAACACGTCGTTGATGAAGATCAGGTCCCCGACGCCCCACGTGATGATCTGCCGCCCGATCCGGAGATCCAGGGTCGGAAACCTGAGATCGAGGTAACCCTCCCTGAGGGAGACGCTCACCTCGCGTCCCACGGCGTCGTAGATCAGCTCGGTCTTGGCATTCAGCGCCCACCACTCACCGCGTGGCGCCAGCTCAAGCCTCACCCGTCCCTCGCCAAGGATGAACGACTCCTCGCAGGCGAGCCGCTGTGTGGGCGGACAGCCATCGGGCTGGATCAGACGGTACGCCGGGGCGGCCTGCACGAACCCGTGAATCGGGAACTGCTCGGCGAATGCCAGCCCCGGGCCGGCGATGGACGCTGCCAGGGCCAGGAGCCACAGACACCGGTTCACCGGGTCAGTTCTGCCGGCGGCGCCCTGAGCGCGCGCTCGCTGAAGAGCTCGGGTGACAGCTTCAGGTTGTACCGGAGGTCGTCGAAGGCGACATCGGTCCGGTGTCCGCTCTGGACGTTCCTCATCGAGCGCTTCACCGCGCTCCAGAAACCCTGGACCTCTTTCACCTCCGCCGCCGTGTACACACGGGCCAGGTCTCCTCGCCGGTCGTAGTACTCCTCCTTGAGCGGCAGCCACGTGGTCTTGTCGATCCACG
It contains:
- a CDS encoding methyltransferase domain-containing protein; its protein translation is MHSETRRHPTGSFDAVAEAYDAWYATPVGQLVDRLEKDAVFRLVGNNCEGVGLDLSCGTGNHALALAGRGFRVVGADISEPMLRVARSKAERLGRKLSLVQADAGVLPFRPGAFGLVTLILGLEFMAEPGRALSEAHRVLRPGGRLVVAILSRTAPWTLWRRVKRVVVPSVWRGAKFLSPSELRDLLASLGFADPRWQRAVHFLPLGGRGRVGWVEQWDAIGARWMPATAAFIAVSVRRE